The following DNA comes from Phytohabitans rumicis.
GGTGATCAGGCCGCGGCTGCGGGTGTCGGCGATGAAGTCCAGCACGCTGAAGCTCCAACTGCTGATCGCGGACGGCGCGAGGTACGAGATGACGTTGTTCGAGCCGTTGCTGCCGCGCCAGACCTGCCAGGTGCGGCCGCCGATGGTGGCGTTGCCGACGACCGAGCCGATCGGCTGGATCGAGCCCTGCCGGTTGAACCAGATCATGATCTCCTGCTGGTTGACGCCGTCACGGCGGGGCGTCGGGTCCAGCCAGATGTCGTACGAGGCGTTGAACGTGCCGCCCGCGAACGTGTAGTTGATGCTGCTCGTCGCGCTGCCGATCTGGCCGACCTGCAGCGGCAGGTTGGTGCCGGGCGAGCAGTTGGTGTAGTGGCAGCCGAAGAAGACCGACGGGTACGACACCGGCGCGCCGCTGGTGTTTCCGACGCCCTGCTGGCTGACGATGGAGAAGCCGTTGTCGGTCACGTTGATGCACTGCTCGGCGCTGGTGCCCCAGCGGTTGTTCTGTACGACGTACCGGCCCTGGATGGTGGTCGAGCCGTATTGCTCGCAGATGCGCACGTCGGCCTGTGCCGGGCCGGCGGCCACGACGACGGCGACCGAGCCCGCGATGGCCAGGCCGGCCGCGACGATCGCGCGGAGTGGGCGTCTCATGAGTGCTCCTTAGGACGTGGTGGGCGACGGGAGCGCTCCCATGAGGCTAAGACATATTCACGCTTATGAAAACATGCTGCGCGCGGCCCGCAGCTGGTCCATCGAGCGGGCGAGCGCGGATGTGATCCGCTCCGGGCTCTCCGGGCCGATCCGGGCCACCGGAACGGAGATGCTGATCGCGTCGGTCGGCGGGGCCGCCAGGGGTACGACGATCGCGAAGCACACGATGCCGTCGGTGTTCTCCTCCCGGTCGACGGCGTACCCGCGTACCCGAGTCTGAGCAAGCTCGGCGAGGAGCGCGTCCCGGTCGGTGATGGTGTTGGTCGTCAGCCTGGGGAGCGGCCAACGGAGCTGGCCGGCGGGGTCCTCGCAGAGAGCGAGGAGGGCCTTGCCGAGGGCGGTGGCGTGCGCCGGCAGGCGCCGCCCGATGGCGCTGTAGAGCCGCAGCCGGTGTACGGACTCGCGCTTGGCCAGGTAGACGACGTCCGGGCCGTCGAGGCGGCCGAGGTGGACGGCCTCGCCGAACTGCCGGGACAGGTCGTCGAGCACGCCGGACACGAGGCCGACCGCGTCGTCGGCGTTGAGGTACGCCGCGCCGACCTCCAGCGCGCGCACGCCGAGGCCGAAGCGGGTGCCGGTGACGTCGGTCTCCACCCAGCCGCGCCGGGCCATCGTGCGCAGGATGCCGTGCAGGCTGCTCTTGGGGATGTCGAGGGTGCGGGCCAGGTCGACCAGTGATCGGCGCGAGGGGGACGCGGCCAGCGCTTCGAGGACTTCGAGCGTGCGGTCCGCGGACTTGACTGGTTGGCCTGGCGTCATGCTTTCCATTATGGTCGAGGATGTGACCAGCGTTCATCATCCTGAACAGTTCATCGCACGGGCCCGGCTGCTGCCCGTGGTCGTGCTCCAGGACGCGGCCGACGCGGAGCCGCTCGCCGCCGCGTTGACCGAGGGCGGCCTGCGCAGTGTCGAGGTGACCTTCCGTACGGACGCGGCCGCCGAGGCCATCCGGATCATGGCGGAAAACCCCGACCTGCTGGTGGGCGCCGGCACGGTGGTGACCCCGGCCCAGGTGGACGCGGCGGTCGCGGCGGGCGCGAGGTTCGTGGTCAGCCCCGGCTTCAGCCCTCGCGTCGTCGGCTACTGCCAGGAGCTGGGCCTGCCGGTGTACCCGGGCGCGGCCACCGCCACCGAGATCCAGATGGCCCTCGACGCGGGCCTGGAGATCGTCAAGTTCTTCCCCGCCGAGCAGCTGGGCGGGGCCAAGATGATCAAGGCGTTGGCGGCGCCGTTCCGGTCGGTCCGGTTCATCCCGACCGGCGGGGTCAACACCGTCAACCTGCCCGACTACCTCGCGCTGCCGTCGGTGTTCGCGGTCGGCGGCACCTGGATGGTCGCCCCCGACCTGATCGCGGCCGGCAAGTGGGACGAGGTCACCCGGCTCACCGCGCTAGCAGTGGAAACCACTGGGAGGCAATGAGATGTTGCAGGTGAGGGCCGCCGAGGACTGCCGCTACGACCTGGTCTCGCTCGGCGAGATCATGCTCCGGCTCGACCCGGGTGAGGGGCGGGTGCGCACCGCGCGCAGCTTCCGCGCCTGGGAGGGCGGCGGGGAGTACAACGTGGCCCGGGGCCTGCGTCGCTGCTTCGGCATGCGTACGGCCGTGGTGACCGCGTTCGCCGACAACGAGGTGGGCCGGCTGCTGGAGGACCTGGTCCTGCAGGGCGGGGTGGACACGTCGTACATCAAGTGGCTGCCGTACGACGGGATCGGGCGGTCTGTCCGCAACGGGCTGAACTTCACCGAGCGCGGCTTCGGCGTACGCGGCGCGGTCGGCACCTCGGACCGGGGGCACACCGCGGCGAGCCAACTGCGCCCCGACGACGTGGACTGGGACCACCTGTTCGGCACGCTCGGCGCGCGCTGGCTGCACACCGGCGGCATCTACGCCGCGCTGTCCGAGACCACCCCGGACGTGATCGAGGCGGCCATGTCCGCCGCGCGCAGGCACGGCACGGTCATCTCGTACGACCTGAACTACCGGCCCAGCCTCTGGAAGGCGGTCGGTGGCAAGGATCGGGCGCAGGAGGTCAACCGCCGGCTCGCCCGGTACGTCGACGTGATGATCGGCAACGAGGAGGACTTCACGGCGTCGCTCGGGTTCGCCGTACCGGACACCGACGAGTCACTGTCCGAACTAGAGGTCGCCAACTTCCGGCGGATGATCGAAGAGGTCACCAAGGAGTACGCGAACTTCGCCGTGGTCGCCACGACACTGCGCACCGTCCGTAGCGCCACGGTGAACGACTGGGGCGCGATCGCGTGGGCGGACGGCGTGTTCGCCGAAGCGACACATCGGTCCAATCTGGAGATTCTGGATCGAGTGGGTGGCGGCGACAGCTTCGCCTCCGGCCTTATTTATGGCCTTCTGACGTCTGGCGACCTCGCTACGGCCGTCGAGTACGGCGCGGCGCACGGCGCGTTGGCGATGACGACACCTGGGGATACGTCGATGGCCAGCCTCAAGGAGGTCGAGGCGCTCGTGCGTGGCGGGGGCGCTCGCGTGCAACGGTGACTGAGCCAGCTAGTGAAACTTGCTTCACGCATTTGCGTACGCGTGGCGTTACTCTTAGACGCGATCGGGGCCTATCCCTGGCCGGTTGCTCCGAGTAGTCTCTTGGCTTCAACGCGTATCGCCCCTCGGCGAGGATCTCAACAACACGGAGGCTTTGCCACCATGCTCCGTTCCACCCTGCGGGTCCTCGTCGTCGGCGCGGGCATCGCTGGTCTGGCGGCGGCTCGGGCCCTGCGGCTCGCCGGGTTTCGTCCCGAGGTGGTCGACAAGCTGCCCGCGTCCACTGTGGCCGGAGCGGGCATCTACCTGCCCGGCAACGCCGCCCGAGCGCTGCGCGAGCTGGACCTGGACGCACCGGTCCGGCCGTACGGCGAGGTGGTGGGGCGCCAGCACTTCCTCGACACCCGGGGCCGGGCGCTGTGCGACGTCGACCTCGAAGGGCTGTGGGGTGACGTCGGCGAGTGCCGCGCCCTGCCCCGCGCCGACCTGCACCGGGTCATGCTCAGCGGGGCCGGCGGCGCGGTCCGGCACGAAACCGCGCTGACCCGGCTGGAGGTCCTCGACGGCACCGCCAAGGTCGAGTTCGGTGACGGCTCCACCGCCGAATACGACCTGGTGGTGGGTGCCGACGGTCGTCGCTCCTCGGTCCGTGCGCTGTCCGGCCTGGGCGGCGCCGCGGTCCCGGTGGGGCAGGTCGTCTACCGCAGCGTGGTCACCGGCGGCCCCAGGCTCGCCGACTGGACGGCCGTCCTGGGCAGGCGGGCCGCGTTCGTGGTGATGCCGATGGGCTCGGGGCGCCTGTTCTGCTACGCCGACGAGGCGGGCACCACCGCGCCGGAGGACGCGCTCGCCCGGGTACACGAGATCTTCGGCGGGTTCGGCGGGCCGGTGCCCGATGTGCTGGAGGCCATCGAGAAGGTACAGGTGGCGGTCACCGACGAGGTCGAGATCGGGGCCTGGTCGCGGGGGCCGGTCGTGCTGGTCGGCGACGCCGCCCACGCCACCTCGCCGACGCTCGCCCAGGGTGCCGCGATGGCCCTGGAGGACGCCGTCGTGCTCGGGGCCGCGCTGCGCAAGGCCGGGACCGTGGCCGAGGCCCTCACCGAGTACGAGAGCCGCCGCCGGCCGCGTACCCGATGGGTGCTGGACCGGACCCGCGACCGCGACAAGCTGCGGGATGTGGCGCCCGCGCTGCGCGATCCACTCCTGCGCCGGCGCGGCCGGCGGATCTTCGCGGACCACTACCGGGCCCTGGTAGAGCCTTACTAACCCCCGTAGTACCCCGGTCCCTGGGGAGGACTATTCTGCTTCGGTGGTACGCCAGATCAAGCGCGAGCACACCGGAGGCCCTGCGTGACCACCGTTGCACCGAAGCCGATCGTGACCCGGCCGTGGCCGGTCCGAGAGCCGGTCAGGGGCTCCGCGATCGCACGCATCCTTCGGACCACGGACGCGAAGCAGATCGGGATCATGTATATGGTCACGTCCTTCGTGTTCTTCATGATCGGTGGCCTGATGGCCCTGCTCATGCGTGCCGAGCTGGCCCGGCCGGGGCTCCAGTTCCTCTCCCCGGAGCAGTACAACCAGCTCTTCACCATGCACGGCACGATCATGCTGCTGTTCTTCGCGACGCCGATCGTGTTCGCGTTCGCGAACTTCGTGGTGCCGCTGCAGATCGGCGC
Coding sequences within:
- the eda gene encoding bifunctional 4-hydroxy-2-oxoglutarate aldolase/2-dehydro-3-deoxy-phosphogluconate aldolase codes for the protein MTSVHHPEQFIARARLLPVVVLQDAADAEPLAAALTEGGLRSVEVTFRTDAAAEAIRIMAENPDLLVGAGTVVTPAQVDAAVAAGARFVVSPGFSPRVVGYCQELGLPVYPGAATATEIQMALDAGLEIVKFFPAEQLGGAKMIKALAAPFRSVRFIPTGGVNTVNLPDYLALPSVFAVGGTWMVAPDLIAAGKWDEVTRLTALAVETTGRQ
- a CDS encoding IclR family transcriptional regulator; translation: MTPGQPVKSADRTLEVLEALAASPSRRSLVDLARTLDIPKSSLHGILRTMARRGWVETDVTGTRFGLGVRALEVGAAYLNADDAVGLVSGVLDDLSRQFGEAVHLGRLDGPDVVYLAKRESVHRLRLYSAIGRRLPAHATALGKALLALCEDPAGQLRWPLPRLTTNTITDRDALLAELAQTRVRGYAVDREENTDGIVCFAIVVPLAAPPTDAISISVPVARIGPESPERITSALARSMDQLRAARSMFS
- a CDS encoding FAD-dependent monooxygenase produces the protein MLRSTLRVLVVGAGIAGLAAARALRLAGFRPEVVDKLPASTVAGAGIYLPGNAARALRELDLDAPVRPYGEVVGRQHFLDTRGRALCDVDLEGLWGDVGECRALPRADLHRVMLSGAGGAVRHETALTRLEVLDGTAKVEFGDGSTAEYDLVVGADGRRSSVRALSGLGGAAVPVGQVVYRSVVTGGPRLADWTAVLGRRAAFVVMPMGSGRLFCYADEAGTTAPEDALARVHEIFGGFGGPVPDVLEAIEKVQVAVTDEVEIGAWSRGPVVLVGDAAHATSPTLAQGAAMALEDAVVLGAALRKAGTVAEALTEYESRRRPRTRWVLDRTRDRDKLRDVAPALRDPLLRRRGRRIFADHYRALVEPY
- a CDS encoding sugar kinase translates to MLQVRAAEDCRYDLVSLGEIMLRLDPGEGRVRTARSFRAWEGGGEYNVARGLRRCFGMRTAVVTAFADNEVGRLLEDLVLQGGVDTSYIKWLPYDGIGRSVRNGLNFTERGFGVRGAVGTSDRGHTAASQLRPDDVDWDHLFGTLGARWLHTGGIYAALSETTPDVIEAAMSAARRHGTVISYDLNYRPSLWKAVGGKDRAQEVNRRLARYVDVMIGNEEDFTASLGFAVPDTDESLSELEVANFRRMIEEVTKEYANFAVVATTLRTVRSATVNDWGAIAWADGVFAEATHRSNLEILDRVGGGDSFASGLIYGLLTSGDLATAVEYGAAHGALAMTTPGDTSMASLKEVEALVRGGGARVQR
- a CDS encoding GH12 family glycosyl hydrolase domain-containing protein — its product is MRRPLRAIVAAGLAIAGSVAVVVAAGPAQADVRICEQYGSTTIQGRYVVQNNRWGTSAEQCINVTDNGFSIVSQQGVGNTSGAPVSYPSVFFGCHYTNCSPGTNLPLQVGQIGSATSSINYTFAGGTFNASYDIWLDPTPRRDGVNQQEIMIWFNRQGSIQPIGSVVGNATIGGRTWQVWRGSNGSNNVISYLAPSAISSWSFSVLDFIADTRSRGLITNSWYLTSIQAGFEPWIGGAGLAVNSFSASVNQGTPPTSAPPTTAPPTTAPPTTAPPTGGGACRVAYTANSWNNGFTGSVSVTNTGSGTINGWTLAFTFPSGQQITNSWNATVTQSGSSVTARNVSYNGTLAPGASTNFGFQGTHSGTNQNPASFTLNGAACTT